A single genomic interval of Polaribacter vadi harbors:
- a CDS encoding RrF2 family transcriptional regulator, translating to MLSKKTKYGIKALTFLAKQECKTPVAIATISKSENISLKFLESILLTLRKNGLLGSKKGKGGGYYLLKPSDEIEMTTIMRILEGPISMVPCVSLNFYEKCDDCPDENACAVHKLMMQVRDSSLQIFRNTTLADLCK from the coding sequence ATGTTATCAAAGAAAACAAAATACGGAATAAAAGCACTTACTTTTTTAGCAAAACAGGAATGTAAAACGCCTGTTGCTATTGCTACTATTTCTAAAAGTGAAAATATTTCACTAAAATTTTTAGAAAGTATTTTGTTAACACTTCGTAAAAATGGCTTGTTAGGTTCTAAAAAAGGTAAAGGTGGAGGTTATTATTTATTAAAACCTTCTGATGAAATAGAAATGACAACGATTATGCGAATTTTAGAAGGACCAATTTCTATGGTGCCTTGTGTAAGCTTAAATTTTTATGAAAAATGTGATGATTGTCCAGATGAAAATGCTTGTGCAGTTCATAAATTAATGATGCAAGTTAGAGACAGTTCTCTGCAGATTTTTAGAAACACAACATTGGCAGATTTGTGTAAATAG
- a CDS encoding acyloxyacyl hydrolase: protein MKKIGLLFLLFFTIPHFSQENKKENPKTKFTNFLANSYYSLNFGGIFYPFSNDHLIDGFATETFSKNRFSGRLLLGHKINEDLSVQFGTMRPASWFKYDNVNNTGYERSVWINAWSLSLKKDFKINNKFNLFAEAGIANVTRFGFSINDQVIYDDAHFASLLYGFGLQYRLSDKWRLSANGTFLPKSTKNNQPSISQATLGFEYHLQQVDDKTAAEYAKNEYFFPKNIFQVSYGTGEIGFGFNQFFGMSLPVGNFDSFGVPIFWVGEVKAQHALSLTYQRLIYRSEKIFSLDWGASATYFQSREGTDVFAFSIFPVLRFYLWRKPTFDFYANYSIIGPAYITKSDIDNSKTGPNITYQDTMGFGVFFGEKREYNFELRIMHYSNGNIFTRNAGVAIPLQFTIGKTF, encoded by the coding sequence ATGAAAAAAATTGGATTACTTTTTTTATTATTTTTTACAATTCCACATTTTTCTCAAGAAAATAAGAAAGAAAATCCTAAAACTAAATTCACTAATTTTTTAGCAAATTCCTATTACAGTCTAAATTTTGGAGGTATTTTTTATCCTTTCTCTAATGATCATTTAATTGATGGTTTTGCAACTGAAACCTTCAGTAAAAACCGATTTTCTGGCAGATTACTTTTAGGACATAAAATAAACGAAGATTTATCTGTTCAATTTGGAACGATGAGACCCGCTTCTTGGTTTAAATATGACAATGTAAATAACACTGGTTATGAAAGAAGTGTGTGGATAAATGCTTGGTCTTTATCACTTAAAAAAGATTTTAAAATCAATAATAAATTTAATTTGTTTGCAGAAGCTGGTATCGCAAACGTAACTAGATTTGGTTTTTCAATTAATGATCAAGTTATTTATGATGATGCTCATTTTGCAAGTTTACTCTATGGTTTTGGTCTCCAATATCGATTATCAGACAAATGGCGATTGTCGGCAAATGGAACATTTCTACCTAAATCAACCAAAAATAATCAGCCCTCAATTTCACAAGCAACCCTAGGGTTTGAATATCATTTGCAACAAGTAGATGATAAAACAGCAGCTGAATACGCAAAAAACGAATATTTTTTTCCAAAGAATATTTTTCAAGTAAGTTATGGAACAGGAGAAATTGGTTTTGGATTCAATCAATTTTTTGGAATGAGTTTGCCAGTTGGTAATTTTGATAGTTTTGGAGTGCCGATTTTTTGGGTTGGAGAAGTAAAAGCACAACATGCTTTGTCTTTAACATATCAACGTTTAATTTACAGATCAGAAAAGATTTTTTCTTTAGATTGGGGAGCAAGTGCAACCTATTTTCAATCAAGAGAGGGTACAGATGTTTTTGCTTTTTCGATTTTTCCAGTTTTACGTTTCTATTTGTGGCGAAAACCAACCTTTGATTTTTATGCAAATTACTCCATCATTGGTCCTGCTTATATTACAAAAAGTGATATTGACAACTCTAAAACTGGCCCAAATATAACCTATCAAGATACGATGGGTTTTGGGGTATTCTTTGGAGAAAAAAGAGAATATAACTTCGAGTTGAGAATTATGCATTATTCGAATGGAAATATTTTTACTAGAAATGCGGGTGTTGCAATTCCACTTCAATTTACAATCGGAAAGACTTTTTAA
- a CDS encoding DUF2061 domain-containing protein produces MIADQMIFSKKIAKQSFEEDLSSEKPIRSIVKALSWRIVGTLDTLVVSYFVTGKIVLAASIATVDFLTKLVLYFFHERIWNKIKWGK; encoded by the coding sequence ATGATTGCAGATCAAATGATTTTTAGTAAAAAAATAGCAAAACAAAGTTTTGAGGAAGATTTATCTTCAGAGAAACCAATAAGGAGCATTGTAAAAGCATTAAGCTGGAGAATTGTAGGAACGTTAGATACGCTAGTGGTTTCCTATTTTGTAACAGGTAAAATAGTTTTAGCAGCATCCATTGCTACTGTAGATTTTTTAACGAAACTAGTTTTATACTTTTTTCATGAAAGAATTTGGAACAAAATAAAATGGGGTAAATAA
- a CDS encoding phosphoadenosine phosphosulfate reductase domain-containing protein, which produces MSLDLDKVNKELQDKSPEEIISWAISYAKNPIITTNFRPYEVAILNAVTEVQKDIKVIWCDTGYNTIQTYKHAEEIIEKLNLNIQLYVPKQTVAHRNVVLGVPSVDDEKHTLFTEQVKLEPFKRAMQEHKPDVWFTNLRKGQTAFRNSIDVVSVSKDGIIKVSPFYNSSDEDLDTYLEEKGLPNEFKYFDPTKVESNRECGLHI; this is translated from the coding sequence ATGAGTTTAGACTTAGATAAAGTTAATAAAGAATTACAAGATAAAAGTCCAGAAGAAATTATTTCTTGGGCAATTTCTTATGCAAAAAATCCAATTATTACTACCAATTTTCGTCCTTATGAAGTAGCAATTTTAAATGCTGTTACAGAGGTGCAAAAAGACATTAAAGTAATTTGGTGCGATACTGGTTACAATACAATTCAGACGTATAAACACGCAGAAGAAATTATTGAAAAACTGAATTTAAACATTCAGTTATACGTTCCTAAACAGACAGTTGCACACAGAAATGTAGTTTTAGGAGTTCCTTCAGTTGATGATGAAAAACACACACTTTTTACAGAGCAAGTAAAACTAGAACCTTTTAAAAGAGCAATGCAAGAACACAAACCAGATGTTTGGTTTACAAATTTAAGAAAAGGGCAAACTGCTTTTAGAAATAGTATAGATGTGGTTTCTGTTAGTAAAGACGGAATTATAAAAGTAAGTCCTTTTTACAATAGTTCAGATGAAGATTTAGATACTTATTTAGAAGAAAAAGGCTTGCCAAACGAATTCAAATATTTCGATCCAACAAAGGTGGAAAGCAACAGAGAATGTGGTTTGCATATATAA
- the cysD gene encoding sulfate adenylyltransferase subunit CysD, with product MNQNTIQVDALESEAIYIFREVVAQFEKPVLLFSGGKDSITLVRLAQKAFYPAKIPFPLMHIDTGHNFPETIAFRDKLTKELGVELIVRNVQDNIDSGRVKEETGRYASRNMLQTETLLDAIEEFGFDACIGGARRDEEKARAKERIFSVRDDFGQWDEKNQRPEVFDMLNGRIDLGQNVRVFPISNWTELDVWSYIEKEKIEIPSIYFAHKRKIFVRDNMIWSADDSVVFRDKEEEVLEKMVRFRTVGDMSCTAAVLSDAIDITKVVEEIRDSSISERGARIDDKRSEAAMEKRKQQGYF from the coding sequence ATGAATCAAAATACAATACAAGTAGATGCTTTAGAAAGCGAAGCCATTTATATTTTTAGAGAAGTTGTAGCGCAATTTGAAAAACCTGTGTTGCTTTTTTCTGGTGGAAAAGACAGCATCACTTTAGTGCGTTTGGCGCAAAAAGCATTTTATCCTGCAAAAATTCCTTTTCCTTTAATGCATATAGATACTGGGCATAATTTTCCTGAAACGATAGCTTTTAGAGACAAGCTAACCAAAGAATTAGGTGTTGAATTAATTGTAAGAAACGTTCAAGATAATATAGATTCTGGTAGAGTAAAAGAAGAAACTGGTAGATATGCAAGTAGAAATATGTTGCAAACAGAAACCTTATTAGATGCTATTGAAGAGTTTGGTTTTGATGCTTGTATTGGTGGAGCAAGAAGAGATGAAGAAAAAGCAAGAGCCAAAGAACGTATTTTTTCTGTAAGAGACGATTTTGGTCAGTGGGATGAAAAAAACCAACGTCCAGAAGTTTTCGATATGTTAAATGGACGTATAGATTTAGGTCAAAATGTACGTGTTTTTCCAATTTCTAATTGGACAGAATTAGACGTTTGGTCCTACATAGAAAAAGAAAAGATCGAAATTCCATCCATTTATTTTGCCCATAAAAGGAAAATATTTGTGAGAGATAATATGATTTGGTCTGCAGATGATTCAGTTGTTTTTAGAGATAAAGAAGAAGAGGTCTTAGAAAAAATGGTTCGTTTTAGAACTGTGGGCGATATGAGTTGTACAGCAGCAGTTTTGTCTGACGCTATAGATATTACAAAAGTCGTCGAAGAAATTAGAGATTCTTCAATTTCAGAAAGAGGGGCAAGAATCGATGACAAACGTTCTGAAGCAGCAATGGAAAAACGAAAACAACAAGGATATTTCTAA
- a CDS encoding sulfate adenylyltransferase subunit 1: protein MNVLKIATAGSVDDGKSTLIGRLLYDTKSLTDDKLEAIEEKSRQRGFDYLDFSLATDGLVAEREQGITIDVAHIYFSTRKKSFIIADTPGHIEYTRNMVTGASTAQASIVLIDARNGVVEQTYRHFFINNLLRIKDVVIAINKMDLVDFSEEKYNIIKGEIEYLASKSEYKNQNLTFIPLSALQGDNIVSKSENTPWYKGETLLHHLENLDAEDISDASQVRFPVQTVIRPKTEEFHDFRGYAGKIYGGDLEIGDDIVVLPSQTKSKIKSIHFFDKEYAKAKNGSSVTITLDDNVNVSRGDMLVKIDEEPTITKQLKATICWMDSSPLQASQKYYIKHGVNDAQAKITQLSNIIKTDFSGKTENPSELKLNQIGEIELKISKPLLVDTYQKNKSNGSFILINPKTNNTVGVGFIN, encoded by the coding sequence ATGAATGTACTAAAAATAGCAACAGCAGGAAGTGTAGATGATGGAAAAAGTACTTTAATTGGTCGTTTGTTATATGATACAAAATCGTTAACAGATGATAAATTAGAAGCCATTGAAGAAAAAAGTAGACAACGTGGTTTTGACTATTTAGATTTTTCTTTAGCAACAGATGGTTTGGTTGCAGAACGTGAACAAGGAATTACTATAGATGTTGCACATATTTATTTTTCAACCAGAAAAAAGAGTTTCATTATTGCAGATACTCCAGGTCATATAGAATATACTAGGAATATGGTTACTGGTGCATCAACAGCACAAGCTTCTATTGTTTTAATCGATGCTAGAAATGGGGTTGTAGAACAAACTTATCGTCATTTTTTTATCAATAATTTATTACGAATAAAAGATGTTGTAATCGCCATTAATAAAATGGATTTAGTTGATTTTTCGGAAGAAAAATATAACATCATTAAAGGTGAAATAGAATATTTGGCAAGCAAAAGTGAGTATAAAAACCAGAATTTAACTTTTATTCCATTGTCTGCTTTACAAGGAGATAATATAGTTTCAAAATCTGAAAACACACCTTGGTACAAAGGCGAAACGTTGTTACATCATTTAGAAAATTTAGATGCAGAAGACATAAGTGATGCTTCTCAAGTTCGTTTTCCTGTGCAAACTGTTATCAGACCAAAAACAGAAGAATTTCATGATTTTAGAGGTTATGCAGGTAAAATTTATGGTGGAGATTTAGAAATTGGAGATGATATTGTGGTGTTACCATCACAAACAAAATCAAAAATAAAAAGCATTCATTTTTTTGATAAAGAATACGCAAAAGCAAAAAACGGAAGTTCTGTAACCATCACTTTAGATGATAATGTAAATGTAAGTAGAGGAGATATGTTGGTTAAAATTGATGAAGAACCAACCATTACAAAACAATTAAAAGCCACTATTTGTTGGATGGATTCCAGTCCACTTCAAGCATCACAAAAATACTATATAAAACATGGTGTAAATGATGCACAAGCAAAAATTACACAATTATCAAACATTATAAAAACAGATTTTTCAGGCAAAACTGAAAATCCATCAGAATTAAAACTGAATCAAATAGGCGAAATTGAATTAAAAATAAGCAAACCATTATTGGTAGATACTTATCAAAAAAATAAATCAAATGGTTCTTTTATTTTAATCAATCCTAAAACTAATAATACAGTAGGTGTAGGATTTATAAATTAA
- a CDS encoding HEPN domain-containing protein: MQSFRTEIENPVVERDIIELADKIAQFNNLQIDEEKFRSLRLARGVYGQRQEGVQMIRIKLPYGKVKSNQLRRISEVSDEYSRGRLHITTRQDIQIHYVDLQRTPELWAELERDDVTLREACGNVVRNVTASETAGIDVDEPFDVSPYADALYKFFLRNPICQEMGRKFKVSFSSTDKDTGLSYLHDLGYIAKIENGVRGFKVMVAGGLGSQPRHAEVLYDFLPSDKIIPVMEGVLRVFDRYGERKSRAKARMKFLLKDIGLEAFKNLIEEEQKAIEFKTVVIDAASYVPSEPVYVEAPQVEIKDQAAFNLWKSTNLIPQKQKGYVAIGIKVLLGDFYTDKARLLADLVDTYAAGEIRLTLRQNIVIPFVKEDLVPLFYQELEKLGFVEAGYNKAVDITACPGTDTCNLGIASSTGIAVELEKVIAAEYPQYLKNEDLVIKISGCMNACGQHNMANIGFQGMTVRTPDKLVAPALQVLLGGGNLGNGNALFADKVVKVPSKRGPEALRRILNDYEANANGKEFVDYYKEKGEKYFYDFLNDLQDVTNLTQEDFIDWGEADKYVKEIGIGECAGVVIDLIATLFLESDEKIENAKEAFGNGVYSGAIYYAYQSIVNSAKASLLAANKKTNTHASIISQFDEEFISSGKIDLGTSFAELIYQINKFAPTAEFAEKYINDAGSFLQKVRAFREVETSVAQ, encoded by the coding sequence ATGCAAAGTTTTAGAACAGAAATAGAAAATCCAGTCGTAGAAAGAGATATTATTGAATTGGCAGATAAAATTGCGCAATTTAATAATCTTCAAATAGATGAAGAAAAATTTAGAAGCTTACGATTAGCTAGAGGAGTTTACGGTCAGCGTCAAGAAGGTGTGCAAATGATTCGTATTAAACTGCCTTATGGTAAAGTAAAGAGTAATCAACTACGAAGAATTTCTGAAGTTTCAGACGAATATTCAAGAGGAAGATTACACATTACAACACGTCAAGATATTCAAATTCACTATGTAGATTTACAAAGAACTCCAGAATTGTGGGCAGAATTAGAACGTGATGATGTTACGTTGCGTGAAGCTTGTGGTAATGTTGTAAGAAACGTAACTGCTTCTGAAACTGCAGGAATTGATGTTGATGAACCTTTTGATGTTTCACCTTACGCAGATGCATTATATAAATTCTTTTTACGGAACCCAATTTGTCAAGAAATGGGACGTAAATTCAAGGTTTCTTTTTCTTCTACGGATAAAGATACAGGTTTGTCTTATTTACACGATTTAGGATATATTGCTAAAATAGAAAACGGAGTAAGAGGTTTTAAAGTAATGGTTGCTGGAGGATTAGGTTCACAGCCAAGACATGCAGAAGTATTGTATGATTTTTTACCATCAGATAAAATTATTCCAGTAATGGAAGGTGTTTTAAGAGTTTTTGATAGATATGGCGAACGAAAAAGTAGAGCCAAAGCAAGAATGAAATTCTTATTAAAAGATATTGGTTTAGAAGCTTTTAAAAATTTAATTGAAGAAGAACAAAAAGCGATTGAATTTAAAACGGTTGTAATTGATGCAGCATCTTATGTGCCTTCAGAACCTGTTTATGTTGAAGCGCCACAAGTGGAAATAAAAGACCAAGCAGCATTTAATTTATGGAAATCAACAAACTTGATTCCTCAAAAACAGAAAGGATATGTTGCAATCGGAATTAAAGTTTTATTAGGAGATTTTTATACAGATAAAGCCCGTTTATTAGCAGATTTAGTAGATACATACGCAGCAGGTGAAATCCGTTTAACCTTACGTCAGAATATTGTTATTCCTTTTGTGAAGGAAGATTTAGTTCCTTTGTTTTATCAGGAATTAGAAAAATTAGGATTTGTTGAAGCAGGTTATAATAAAGCAGTAGATATTACAGCTTGTCCAGGAACAGATACTTGTAATTTAGGAATTGCAAGTAGTACAGGAATTGCTGTAGAATTAGAAAAAGTGATTGCTGCAGAATATCCTCAGTATTTAAAAAATGAAGATTTAGTCATTAAAATTAGTGGTTGTATGAATGCTTGTGGACAACACAATATGGCAAACATTGGTTTTCAAGGAATGACAGTAAGAACACCAGATAAATTAGTAGCGCCAGCGTTACAAGTTTTATTAGGTGGAGGAAATTTAGGAAATGGAAACGCACTTTTTGCAGATAAAGTAGTAAAAGTACCAAGTAAAAGAGGACCTGAAGCTTTGCGTAGAATCTTAAATGATTATGAAGCAAATGCAAACGGAAAAGAATTTGTAGACTATTATAAAGAAAAAGGAGAAAAGTATTTTTATGATTTCTTAAATGATTTACAAGACGTTACCAATTTAACACAAGAAGATTTTATTGATTGGGGAGAAGCTGATAAATATGTAAAAGAAATTGGAATTGGAGAATGTGCAGGCGTTGTGATCGATTTAATTGCCACTCTATTTTTAGAAAGTGATGAGAAAATTGAAAATGCAAAAGAAGCTTTTGGAAACGGCGTGTATTCAGGGGCAATTTATTACGCGTATCAATCTATTGTCAATTCTGCGAAAGCATCATTATTAGCAGCAAATAAGAAAACGAATACACATGCAAGTATAATTTCTCAATTCGATGAGGAATTTATTTCATCAGGAAAAATAGATTTAGGTACTTCTTTTGCAGAATTGATCTATCAAATCAATAAATTTGCTCCAACAGCAGAATTTGCTGAGAAATATATTAATGATGCAGGTAGTTTTTTACAAAAAGTAAGAGCTTTTAGAGAAGTTGAAACTTCTGTTGCACAGTAA
- the cobA gene encoding uroporphyrinogen-III C-methyltransferase, translating to MSIKTPKLTVVGAGPGDVDLITVKAIKVLKTADVVLYDALVNEELLDFINPKAELIFVGKRRGCYRYQQEQINELIVARAKTHGHVVRLKGGDPFIFGRGAEEMEFAANFGIETAMVPGISSSLAVPAYQNIPLTKRGSAESFWVITGTTKDHKLSNDVALAAKSNATIVVLMGMGKLAEIVKLFQQENKNDLPVAIIQNGTRTNEKVGIGTVDTILEIVKNQELSNPAIIVLGEVVNHRAILANVQEEYAKALID from the coding sequence ATGAGTATTAAAACACCAAAGTTAACAGTTGTAGGTGCTGGGCCTGGAGATGTAGATTTAATCACAGTAAAAGCTATTAAAGTTTTAAAAACTGCGGATGTAGTTTTGTATGACGCTTTGGTAAATGAAGAGCTATTAGATTTTATCAATCCAAAAGCAGAACTTATTTTCGTCGGAAAAAGAAGAGGTTGCTATAGATATCAACAAGAACAAATTAACGAATTAATTGTAGCAAGAGCAAAAACTCATGGACATGTTGTTCGCTTAAAAGGTGGCGATCCTTTTATTTTTGGAAGAGGAGCAGAAGAAATGGAATTTGCTGCCAACTTTGGAATAGAAACAGCTATGGTTCCAGGTATTTCATCGTCTTTGGCAGTACCTGCATATCAAAATATTCCCTTAACAAAAAGAGGAAGTGCAGAAAGTTTCTGGGTAATTACAGGAACTACAAAAGACCATAAATTATCGAATGATGTTGCTTTGGCAGCAAAATCGAACGCAACTATTGTAGTGTTAATGGGAATGGGAAAATTGGCAGAAATTGTAAAATTATTTCAACAAGAAAATAAAAACGATTTGCCAGTTGCTATTATTCAAAACGGAACAAGAACCAACGAAAAAGTAGGAATTGGAACTGTAGATACCATTTTAGAAATTGTAAAAAATCAAGAATTAAGCAATCCTGCAATTATTGTTTTAGGCGAAGTTGTAAATCACAGAGCAATTTTAGCAAATGTGCAAGAAGAATATGCAAAAGCGTTAATTGATTAA
- a CDS encoding precorrin-2 dehydrogenase/sirohydrochlorin ferrochelatase family protein has protein sequence MERNNLYPIFLKSKNLNFLIVGGGFVAEEKLTFLLKSSPDAKVTMVSPMFREGTIELSKKGNVTLIKDVYQKKYLEGRHIVVATTDIPAINVQVWKDCRAEAKLVNVADNPPYCDFYMGGIVTKGNVKVAISTNGKSPTTAKRLRQFFEDVIPENVDDLVKNLNEYRKTIKGNFEEKVEKLNEFTKSLVEK, from the coding sequence ATGGAACGTAATAATTTATATCCTATTTTTTTAAAGTCTAAAAACCTAAATTTTTTAATAGTTGGTGGTGGTTTTGTGGCCGAAGAAAAATTAACTTTCTTGTTAAAATCAAGCCCAGATGCTAAAGTAACAATGGTTTCGCCAATGTTTAGAGAAGGCACTATTGAATTATCAAAAAAAGGCAATGTTACTTTAATTAAAGATGTTTATCAAAAAAAATATTTGGAAGGTAGGCACATTGTAGTTGCAACTACAGATATTCCAGCAATAAACGTACAAGTTTGGAAAGATTGCAGAGCAGAAGCAAAGTTGGTAAATGTTGCTGATAATCCTCCATATTGCGATTTTTATATGGGAGGAATTGTAACCAAAGGAAACGTAAAAGTTGCAATTTCAACAAACGGAAAATCGCCAACAACAGCCAAAAGATTGCGTCAGTTTTTTGAAGATGTAATTCCAGAAAATGTAGACGATTTAGTGAAAAATTTAAACGAATATAGAAAAACCATCAAAGGAAACTTTGAAGAAAAAGTAGAAAAACTAAACGAATTCACAAAAAGTTTGGTTGAAAAATAA
- a CDS encoding NAD(P)/FAD-dependent oxidoreductase: protein MITTDILIIGAGPTGLFTIFEAGLLKLKCHLIDALPQPGGQCSEIYPKKPIYDIPAYPEILAGDLTDKLLEQTKQFEPGFTLGERAETIDKLEDGTFIVTTNKGTKHHAKIVAIAGGLGSFEPRKPKIENLANFEDKGVEYIIKEPEFYRNKKVVISGGGDSALDWAIFLSNIASEVTLIHRRNEFRGALDSVEKVQELKNLGKIRLITPAEVKGILGTDKVTGVAVEKKGEDAFIVDADHFIPLFGLSPKLGPIGNWGLEIEKNAIKVNNALDYQTNIPGIYAIGDVNTYPGKLKLILCGFHEATLMCQSAYQRIFPDKKYVMKYTTVGGVDGFDGTRKEAPKAVVKAIN from the coding sequence ATGATTACAACAGATATACTAATTATTGGTGCAGGACCAACAGGATTATTCACAATTTTTGAAGCAGGTTTATTAAAGTTAAAATGTCATTTAATTGATGCTTTGCCACAACCTGGAGGTCAGTGTTCTGAGATTTATCCAAAGAAACCAATTTACGATATTCCTGCATATCCAGAGATTTTAGCAGGCGATTTAACAGATAAATTGTTAGAACAAACCAAGCAGTTTGAACCAGGTTTTACTTTGGGAGAAAGAGCAGAAACAATCGATAAATTAGAAGATGGAACTTTTATTGTAACCACAAATAAAGGGACAAAACATCACGCGAAAATTGTTGCCATTGCTGGTGGTTTAGGTTCTTTTGAGCCTAGGAAACCAAAAATTGAAAACCTTGCAAATTTTGAAGATAAAGGTGTGGAATATATTATTAAAGAACCAGAGTTTTATCGAAATAAAAAAGTGGTAATTTCTGGAGGTGGAGATTCTGCTTTAGATTGGGCAATTTTCTTATCAAATATAGCATCAGAAGTAACTTTAATCCACAGAAGAAACGAATTTAGAGGTGCTTTAGATTCTGTTGAAAAAGTACAAGAATTAAAAAATTTAGGTAAAATTAGACTAATTACACCTGCAGAAGTAAAAGGTATTTTAGGAACTGATAAAGTAACAGGAGTTGCTGTAGAAAAGAAAGGCGAAGATGCATTTATTGTAGATGCAGATCACTTTATTCCTTTGTTTGGTTTGTCACCAAAATTAGGACCAATAGGTAATTGGGGCTTAGAAATCGAGAAAAATGCCATCAAAGTAAACAACGCTTTAGATTACCAAACCAATATTCCAGGAATTTACGCAATTGGCGATGTCAATACGTATCCAGGAAAATTAAAGTTAATTCTTTGTGGTTTTCACGAAGCTACTTTAATGTGCCAAAGTGCTTATCAAAGAATTTTTCCAGATAAAAAATACGTAATGAAATATACCACAGTTGGTGGTGTAGATGGTTTTGATGGTACACGAAAAGAAGCGCCAAAGGCAGTTGTAAAAGCTATAAATTAA
- a CDS encoding 2Fe-2S iron-sulfur cluster-binding protein, with protein MSLDINIKITDRNGVTHEVVAPTDMAMNLMEVVRSYELAEEGTIGICGGMAMCASCQCYVKSDHNLPEMTDDEDAMLAEAFNVEDNSRLGCQIQMTSEMEGLEVELAPES; from the coding sequence ATGAGTTTAGATATAAATATTAAGATTACTGACAGAAATGGAGTAACTCACGAAGTTGTTGCACCTACAGATATGGCTATGAATTTGATGGAAGTTGTTCGTTCTTACGAACTTGCAGAAGAAGGAACCATAGGAATTTGTGGAGGAATGGCAATGTGTGCTTCTTGCCAATGCTATGTAAAATCAGATCATAATTTACCAGAAATGACGGATGATGAAGATGCAATGTTAGCAGAGGCATTTAATGTTGAAGACAATAGTAGATTAGGGTGTCAAATTCAAATGACATCAGAAATGGAGGGTTTAGAAGTTGAATTAGCACCAGAATCATAA
- the epsC gene encoding serine O-acetyltransferase EpsC, which yields MKEVVSEILVKNYSMCLRDAVEVFTKEIINCLFDEKYQQEKGQDTKNKFFKILERLEIENETCFWLDFENSFSEIRRKLDLDAVFALNSDPAAKSLREIYLAYPGFYAIAVYRLSHQLLQQEIPVLPRMMSEFAHSITGTDIHPGAEIGESFFIDHATGIVIGETTIIKNKVTIFQGVTLGGIQVKKSLASTKRHPTIESGVVIYANATILGGDVIIGANSVIGANVCVTESISENSVVTVESENNIFQKKIKR from the coding sequence ATGAAAGAGGTTGTAAGTGAAATTTTAGTTAAAAATTACAGCATGTGTTTACGAGATGCTGTAGAAGTTTTTACCAAAGAAATAATTAATTGCCTTTTTGACGAAAAATATCAACAAGAAAAAGGACAAGACACAAAAAATAAATTTTTCAAAATTTTAGAGCGTTTAGAAATTGAAAATGAAACTTGTTTTTGGTTAGATTTCGAAAATTCTTTTTCTGAGATTAGAAGAAAATTAGATTTGGATGCTGTTTTCGCCCTAAATAGCGATCCTGCAGCAAAAAGTTTACGAGAAATTTATTTAGCATATCCAGGTTTTTATGCCATTGCTGTTTATAGATTAAGCCATCAATTATTACAACAAGAAATACCTGTATTGCCAAGAATGATGAGTGAATTCGCTCACAGTATAACAGGAACAGATATTCATCCAGGAGCAGAAATTGGAGAATCTTTTTTTATAGATCATGCAACAGGAATTGTTATTGGCGAAACCACAATTATAAAAAATAAGGTAACTATTTTTCAGGGAGTTACTTTAGGAGGAATTCAAGTAAAGAAAAGTTTAGCATCAACAAAAAGACACCCAACTATAGAAAGTGGTGTTGTTATTTATGCAAACGCAACTATTTTAGGAGGTGATGTTATTATTGGTGCAAATTCTGTTATTGGCGCAAATGTGTGTGTTACAGAATCAATCTCAGAAAATTCGGTAGTTACTGTAGAATCAGAAAATAATATTTTTCAAAAAAAAATTAAAAGATGA